A single region of the Mycobacterium lentiflavum genome encodes:
- a CDS encoding MCE family protein, with protein sequence MSNHRESGPGRPNRVRASRIDPIWWAPTLFILIGGLIVMTAGSFSGKFQDFVPLTLVSDRAGLVMEPGAKVKLRGVQVGTVASIGTDVKAAQLQLKMDPGSFKYLPSNLEAEIKSTTAFGSKYVDLIVPEQASHTPLQPGAVVRSRNVTVEVNTVFENLQSVVQALDPAKLNAILSAFAQSVRGKGDRLGQAITDSNNLLLTVNPRMDTIHRDWQLFGKTTAIYSDAAQDILSILDSAATTSTTLTENQRSLDSLLLSAIGFSQTGINVIGRNEPNIVRSMSLLDPTLTLFNKYSPTYTCLFQGAQWYVDHGGRDALGGNGYSVILDAALLFGDDPYRFPKHLPKVNATGGPGGRPSCGSLPDPSANFPVRALVTDTGWGAAPNEIRTNVAAGNPWWANYFPTTKNPPEPPRYFWRGGQPPP encoded by the coding sequence ATGAGCAACCACAGGGAAAGCGGACCCGGTAGACCAAATAGAGTCCGCGCCAGCAGGATCGACCCGATCTGGTGGGCGCCGACGTTATTCATCCTGATCGGCGGGCTGATCGTGATGACCGCCGGTTCGTTCTCCGGAAAGTTTCAGGATTTCGTCCCGCTCACGTTGGTGTCGGATCGGGCCGGGCTGGTGATGGAACCGGGCGCCAAGGTGAAGTTGCGCGGGGTGCAGGTCGGCACGGTCGCCTCGATCGGCACCGACGTGAAAGCGGCCCAGCTGCAACTGAAGATGGATCCCGGCTCGTTCAAGTATCTACCCAGCAACCTCGAGGCCGAGATCAAGTCGACCACCGCGTTCGGCTCCAAGTACGTCGACCTGATCGTGCCCGAGCAGGCCAGCCACACCCCGTTGCAGCCCGGGGCGGTGGTGCGCTCACGCAATGTCACCGTTGAGGTCAATACGGTCTTCGAAAACCTGCAATCGGTGGTCCAGGCGCTCGACCCGGCCAAGCTGAATGCGATCCTGTCGGCCTTCGCGCAATCGGTACGCGGTAAGGGCGATCGGCTCGGACAGGCGATCACCGATTCGAACAACCTGCTGCTCACCGTCAACCCGCGCATGGACACCATCCACCGGGACTGGCAGTTATTCGGCAAGACCACTGCCATCTATTCCGATGCCGCGCAAGACATCCTGTCGATCCTAGACTCCGCGGCGACCACCAGCACCACCCTGACCGAAAACCAGCGGTCGCTCGACTCGCTGCTGCTGTCCGCGATCGGCTTCAGCCAGACCGGTATCAACGTGATCGGCAGAAACGAACCCAACATCGTGCGGTCGATGAGCCTGCTCGACCCGACCTTGACTCTGTTCAACAAGTACTCGCCGACCTACACGTGCCTGTTTCAGGGGGCGCAGTGGTACGTCGACCACGGTGGTCGAGATGCGCTGGGCGGCAACGGGTATTCGGTGATTCTCGATGCTGCGTTGCTCTTCGGCGACGACCCGTACCGGTTTCCGAAGCACCTTCCGAAGGTCAACGCCACCGGCGGGCCGGGCGGTAGACCCAGCTGCGGTTCGCTACCCGACCCGAGCGCGAACTTCCCGGTGCGCGCGCTGGTCACCGACACCGGTTGGGGCGCGGCGCCGAACGAGATCCGCACCAACGTGGCCGCCGGAAACCCATGGTGGGCAAACTACTTCCCGACCACGAAGAACCCTCCCGAACCGCCACGCTACTTCTGGCGCGGGGGGCAACCGCCACCATGA
- a CDS encoding ABC transporter permease: protein MTDLARGPSWLEALGPRLVAYTRKLGEQTEFYGKSLAATVDAVRRYPNELLRLIAEMGMGTGALAVIGGTVGIIGFLTLTTGALVAVQGYDTLSNIGVEALTGFLSAFLNVRMIAPCTAGLALAATIGAGATAQLGAMRINEEIDALEVMGIRSITYLASTRIIAGVLVVIPLYAVAVLMSFVAAKFLTIYAYGQSRGVYEHYFSTFLRPNDLMWSFLSALTMATGVMVVHTYYGFTATGGPAGVGEAVGRSVRSSMIVTAFVCLMISLSVYGQSGNFNLSG from the coding sequence ATGACCGATCTCGCACGCGGTCCGTCGTGGCTGGAAGCCCTCGGCCCAAGGCTGGTGGCCTACACCCGCAAGCTGGGGGAGCAGACCGAGTTCTATGGCAAGTCGTTGGCGGCCACGGTTGACGCGGTCCGGCGCTACCCCAACGAGCTGCTGCGGCTGATTGCCGAGATGGGCATGGGCACCGGCGCACTGGCGGTGATCGGCGGCACCGTAGGCATCATCGGATTCTTGACCCTGACCACCGGCGCTCTGGTCGCGGTGCAGGGCTACGACACGCTGTCCAACATCGGCGTCGAAGCGCTGACCGGGTTTCTGTCGGCGTTTCTGAACGTCCGGATGATCGCGCCCTGCACGGCCGGCTTGGCACTGGCGGCCACGATCGGCGCGGGCGCGACGGCACAGCTGGGTGCGATGCGCATCAACGAGGAGATCGATGCGCTGGAAGTCATGGGCATCCGCTCGATCACCTATCTGGCCTCTACGCGGATCATCGCGGGCGTCCTGGTCGTCATTCCGCTCTACGCCGTCGCGGTGCTGATGTCGTTCGTCGCGGCGAAGTTCCTCACGATCTACGCCTACGGCCAGTCGCGGGGCGTGTACGAGCACTACTTCTCCACCTTCTTGCGTCCCAACGACTTGATGTGGTCGTTCCTTTCGGCGCTGACGATGGCGACGGGTGTGATGGTCGTGCACACGTATTACGGCTTTACCGCGACAGGTGGCCCCGCCGGAGTGGGGGAGGCTGTCGGTCGTTCAGTGCGGTCGTCGATGATCGTCACGGCGTTCGTCTGCCTGATGATCTCGCTGTCCGTCTACGGGCAGTCCGGCAACTTCAACCTGTCCGGGTAG
- a CDS encoding MlaE family ABC transporter permease yields MNGTAIAKPMNALGEFFMLSAEALVTALRRPWAWREILEQIWFVARVSIFPTIMLSIPYTVLIVFVLNILLVEIGAGDLSGAGAGLASVTQVGPVVTAMVVSGAGSTAMCADLGARTIREEIDAMKVIGVNPVQALVVPRIIAATFVAVLLYSVVAVTGLTGSYIFVVFVQHVTPGAFIAGMTLVTGLPQVVISLIKATLFGLSAGLIACYKGLSVGGGPTGVGNAVNETVVFSFMALFFINIVTTALGVKVTAK; encoded by the coding sequence ATGAACGGCACGGCCATCGCCAAGCCCATGAATGCGCTGGGTGAATTCTTCATGCTCAGCGCCGAGGCATTGGTGACTGCGCTGCGACGCCCGTGGGCCTGGCGCGAGATTCTCGAGCAGATCTGGTTCGTCGCGCGGGTGTCGATCTTCCCGACGATCATGCTCTCGATTCCGTACACGGTGCTGATCGTGTTCGTCCTCAACATTCTGCTCGTTGAGATTGGTGCAGGAGACTTGTCCGGTGCAGGCGCGGGCCTGGCCTCGGTCACCCAGGTCGGACCGGTTGTCACGGCGATGGTGGTCTCGGGTGCCGGGTCGACCGCCATGTGCGCCGACTTGGGTGCTCGCACCATCCGTGAGGAAATCGACGCGATGAAGGTCATCGGCGTCAACCCGGTTCAGGCACTGGTGGTTCCGCGCATCATTGCCGCCACCTTCGTCGCGGTGCTGCTCTACTCGGTGGTCGCGGTGACCGGATTGACGGGCAGCTACATCTTCGTGGTGTTCGTGCAGCACGTCACGCCCGGCGCGTTCATCGCGGGCATGACGCTGGTCACCGGTCTTCCGCAGGTGGTGATCTCGCTGATCAAGGCGACCCTGTTCGGGCTGTCTGCCGGCCTGATCGCCTGCTACAAGGGACTTTCGGTGGGCGGTGGCCCGACCGGCGTCGGGAACGCGGTCAACGAGACGGTGGTCTTCTCCTTTATGGCGTTGTTCTTCATCAACATCGTGACCACCGCGCTCGGTGTGAAAGTGACTGCCAAATGA
- a CDS encoding family 2A encapsulin nanocompartment cargo protein cysteine desulfurase gives MSTSEYRSVDAESELPISATELAALATQLYAASIRPGPDSPPQTAPVAPRGSVPDTTAATSAAHTAGGSSDLYSAPVPLIGVTDIYVPAPTSPEPEGLPQTAPVAPRGSVPDTTAAPAVAAGSIANPYLPPGLSDLSAFAVPSQGIVATVPGVLAGTTPTVAVAPRGSAPGVGWSPAAPSVPDLGWSDTASLAPNPPTGDDHNYYFLTDAGPVPRLADDHEVFDVNAIRADFPILKETVNGKPLIWFDNAATTQKPQVVIDRLSYFYAHENSNIHRAAHELAARATDAYEEARETVRRFIGAEKAEQNIFVRGTTEAINLVAYAWGGKHLGPGDEIVITHLEHHANIVPWQLLSQQTGAVLKVAPVDDAGNLLLSEFEHLLGPRTKLVAATQVSNALGTVTPVEKIVELGHRYGARVLIDGAQSIPHIPVDVAELGVDFFVFSGHKIYGPTGIGVLYGTEEALAETPPWQGGGNMIADVTLERSLYQGLPNKFEAGTGNIADAVGLGEALRYVERVGIERIAAHEHALLDYATPRLADIPGVRLVGTADEKASVLSFVLAGHEPLEVGKALNAEGIAVRAGHHCAQPILRRYGLEATVRPSFAFYNTFEEIDVFLRAVRRIAEGGTNVG, from the coding sequence ATGAGTACAAGTGAGTACCGGTCGGTAGACGCCGAAAGCGAGCTGCCCATCAGCGCCACGGAACTCGCGGCACTGGCCACGCAGTTGTATGCGGCCAGCATTCGGCCCGGACCCGACAGCCCGCCGCAGACGGCACCGGTTGCACCGCGGGGCAGCGTGCCGGATACCACCGCGGCCACGTCGGCCGCTCACACCGCCGGAGGCTCGTCGGACCTGTATTCGGCGCCCGTCCCGCTGATCGGTGTCACCGACATCTACGTGCCGGCGCCGACGTCGCCGGAGCCTGAAGGTCTGCCGCAGACTGCGCCGGTCGCTCCGCGCGGCAGCGTGCCCGATACGACGGCCGCGCCGGCGGTGGCCGCGGGTAGCATCGCCAACCCCTACCTGCCGCCCGGACTCAGTGACCTCAGTGCCTTCGCAGTCCCCAGCCAGGGCATCGTCGCAACGGTGCCCGGTGTGCTGGCCGGAACGACGCCGACCGTTGCGGTGGCCCCGCGTGGCTCGGCACCGGGGGTCGGGTGGTCGCCGGCGGCGCCGTCGGTTCCCGACCTGGGCTGGTCCGACACGGCCTCCCTCGCACCGAACCCGCCGACCGGCGACGACCACAATTACTACTTCCTCACCGACGCCGGCCCCGTCCCTCGGCTAGCGGACGACCACGAGGTCTTCGACGTCAACGCGATACGGGCGGACTTCCCGATCCTGAAGGAAACGGTCAACGGAAAGCCGCTGATCTGGTTCGACAACGCCGCGACCACCCAGAAGCCCCAGGTGGTGATCGACCGGCTCTCGTACTTCTACGCCCACGAGAACTCCAACATCCACCGCGCGGCACACGAATTGGCGGCGCGCGCGACGGACGCCTACGAAGAAGCCCGCGAAACCGTGCGCAGGTTCATCGGCGCCGAGAAGGCGGAGCAGAACATCTTCGTGCGTGGCACCACCGAGGCGATCAACCTGGTCGCGTACGCTTGGGGCGGCAAGCATTTGGGTCCCGGCGACGAGATCGTCATCACCCACCTCGAACACCACGCCAATATCGTTCCGTGGCAACTGCTCTCACAGCAGACCGGGGCGGTGCTCAAAGTCGCACCGGTCGACGACGCGGGTAATCTGCTGCTCTCCGAGTTCGAGCACCTACTGGGTCCGCGCACGAAGCTGGTTGCGGCGACTCAAGTTTCGAACGCGCTGGGCACGGTGACGCCGGTCGAGAAGATCGTCGAGCTGGGCCACCGTTATGGGGCGCGGGTGCTGATCGACGGTGCGCAGTCGATCCCGCACATTCCCGTCGACGTCGCGGAGCTCGGCGTGGACTTCTTCGTGTTCTCCGGCCACAAGATCTACGGTCCCACCGGGATCGGGGTGCTGTACGGAACCGAGGAGGCGCTGGCCGAGACTCCGCCCTGGCAGGGTGGCGGCAACATGATCGCCGACGTCACGCTGGAACGTTCTCTTTACCAAGGACTTCCGAATAAGTTCGAGGCGGGCACCGGCAACATCGCCGATGCGGTCGGTCTCGGTGAGGCGCTGCGCTACGTGGAGCGGGTCGGCATCGAGCGCATCGCCGCGCACGAGCACGCGTTGCTCGACTACGCGACGCCACGCCTGGCCGATATCCCCGGCGTTCGCCTGGTTGGCACCGCGGACGAGAAGGCCAGCGTGTTGTCCTTCGTGCTGGCGGGTCACGAGCCGCTCGAGGTCGGTAAGGCGCTCAACGCCGAAGGAATCGCGGTGCGTGCCGGACACCACTGTGCCCAACCGATTTTGCGTCGGTACGGGCTGGAGGCAACGGTCCGCCCGTCGTTCGCCTTCTACAACACGTTCGAGGAGATCGACGTCTTCCTGCGGGCCGTGCGCCGAATTGCCGAGGGCGGCACAAACGTCGGTTAG